The proteins below are encoded in one region of Myxococcales bacterium:
- a CDS encoding tetratricopeptide repeat protein yields MADSKRFAESSDPGMPERRENALINAAHILEYQQDYAKAAQYYARAAETTSNEEDRRAAYYRVAEMAFKRELWPKAIAEMKSFIKRYQSDPAAGEVIVQAYWRIAQARAKLKVPQRDYHAALQDVVAAYARSGQSKGSLAAEYAAESKFILVDAESGQFEDFAIKPGIPKTLDAYVKTVMDQINKGSVEAKAAAEGYNPIPAYGRPKWSIAAFVRQGRVYEVLARAVLNTPFAMPADLKKQLKKSMNTSERKFAFKLKTAFGRCLTSKSDLSNV; encoded by the coding sequence TTGGCAGACTCGAAACGCTTTGCGGAATCCAGTGATCCGGGAATGCCGGAGCGGCGTGAAAACGCCTTGATCAACGCTGCGCATATCTTGGAATATCAGCAAGACTACGCAAAAGCAGCGCAGTATTACGCGCGCGCAGCAGAAACAACGAGCAACGAAGAGGATAGACGCGCCGCTTACTATCGCGTTGCAGAAATGGCCTTTAAGCGTGAGTTGTGGCCTAAAGCCATTGCCGAAATGAAGAGCTTTATCAAACGCTATCAAAGCGATCCTGCGGCGGGCGAGGTGATTGTGCAGGCCTATTGGCGAATCGCTCAGGCACGCGCGAAGCTCAAGGTGCCGCAGCGCGATTACCATGCTGCGCTGCAAGACGTGGTTGCGGCTTATGCTCGCTCTGGTCAGAGCAAAGGATCTTTGGCAGCCGAATACGCAGCTGAGAGTAAGTTTATTTTGGTTGATGCCGAAAGCGGTCAGTTTGAGGACTTTGCCATCAAACCTGGTATCCCCAAGACCCTCGACGCTTATGTCAAAACGGTAATGGACCAAATCAACAAGGGTTCGGTCGAAGCAAAGGCGGCTGCAGAGGGCTACAATCCCATCCCCGCTTACGGAAGGCCGAAATGGTCTATCGCAGCCTTTGTCCGACAGGGTCGTGTCTATGAGGTACTGGCACGAGCGGTGCTCAATACGCCTTTTGCGATGCCCGCGGATTTGAAAAAGCAACTCAAAAAGTCGATGAATACCAGCGAGAGGAAATTCGCATTCAAGTTGAAGACCGCATTCGGCAGGTGCTTGACCAGCAAGTCAGACCTATCGAATGTTTAG
- a CDS encoding tetratricopeptide repeat protein → MTRSWLAKSIIFWMFFSLLSDQSFAQPTQGTDAEEQTATDGAEGAGAKDTANAESENDSGKEPAASTPTEDAGDIPDFLRTDSEAPSFLKIQDVRIKDERPEPTAAQVKALLEMEAEVERFSKTGTGYQQSVGEVLRRDYLRQRRDRDEAYAHRIKEEELREDKARDNAIVLFEKFIAKFPNDSRYTADAMFRLGELYYERSAIRFQAALDAATEEREKRLAENQPTDDILDPEKDFTDTIRLYQKLIQRFPEYKRIAGVYYLVGYCLNEEGKVDEARLAWLSLVCHNHYDYHRDLPVPDLSVDDTKKTEEEKHPALALDEPDPLATVFEDPYGSCVPVVEESEFYTETWLRIGEYHFDYDYKEHALSRAISAYRKILAFPQDRVYNLALYKLAWSYYRASRYPESIRHFAMLVQWSDDEKKRTGRAGTELRSEAIQYLGIAFAYDDWNENQIPDPSEGQSTGLQRIQDPSLLPQDREWTPEVYFQLGFVYFDEAKYPQAIEAWQIALERFPNHHRAPEIQNQISLAYSQHNEMGKALDAKAVIGEKYQEGSDWWNANMEYPREQRLAEELAQDALIGAAVQHHQQAQSLRRRCVQDRMPELCREAQLEYSNAASAYKLYIEKNPNSPQAYELQYNLAEALYWSEQYEEAAVAYAAVRDSNLDDKHLSESARRVVESFKRIADLQQEDGALKFGARLLHRKVCLLW, encoded by the coding sequence GTGACACGCTCTTGGCTTGCAAAATCCATCATTTTCTGGATGTTCTTTTCGTTGCTGAGCGATCAGAGCTTTGCGCAACCCACGCAAGGTACGGATGCAGAAGAGCAAACTGCAACAGACGGTGCTGAGGGAGCAGGGGCAAAAGACACTGCCAATGCTGAGTCCGAAAATGACTCAGGCAAAGAGCCTGCTGCATCGACACCCACAGAGGACGCCGGCGACATTCCGGATTTCTTAAGAACGGATAGTGAAGCGCCTTCGTTTTTAAAGATACAAGATGTCAGAATCAAAGACGAGCGCCCTGAGCCCACAGCAGCTCAGGTCAAAGCGTTGCTCGAAATGGAAGCTGAAGTTGAGCGCTTTTCCAAAACAGGAACTGGGTACCAGCAGAGCGTAGGTGAAGTGCTTCGGCGGGACTATTTACGTCAGCGTCGGGATCGCGATGAAGCTTATGCCCATAGAATAAAGGAAGAAGAGCTTCGGGAGGACAAGGCGCGCGACAACGCGATTGTGTTGTTCGAAAAGTTCATTGCCAAATTTCCTAACGACTCACGTTACACGGCGGATGCCATGTTTCGTTTGGGCGAATTGTACTACGAACGAAGCGCTATTCGTTTTCAAGCTGCGCTTGATGCCGCTACCGAGGAACGTGAAAAGCGTCTCGCTGAAAATCAGCCTACTGATGACATCCTTGATCCGGAAAAAGATTTCACGGACACGATTCGCCTCTATCAGAAACTCATTCAACGTTTTCCGGAGTACAAACGAATCGCCGGTGTCTATTACCTCGTTGGCTATTGCCTAAACGAAGAGGGCAAAGTGGACGAAGCCCGACTTGCTTGGCTTAGTCTCGTTTGTCACAACCACTATGACTACCATCGCGATCTACCGGTTCCTGACCTAAGCGTTGATGACACGAAAAAGACAGAAGAAGAAAAGCACCCAGCTCTTGCGCTGGACGAGCCTGATCCCTTAGCCACCGTTTTTGAGGATCCCTACGGTAGCTGTGTGCCTGTCGTTGAGGAATCAGAGTTTTACACAGAAACATGGCTGCGTATTGGCGAATACCATTTCGACTATGATTATAAAGAGCATGCTCTAAGCCGAGCTATTAGCGCGTATCGGAAAATCCTCGCTTTCCCTCAAGACCGTGTTTACAACTTGGCACTCTACAAGCTCGCATGGTCGTATTACCGAGCGAGCCGTTATCCAGAGTCGATTAGGCATTTTGCAATGCTAGTTCAGTGGTCCGATGACGAGAAAAAGCGTACCGGACGAGCAGGTACCGAACTTCGGTCTGAAGCCATTCAATACCTTGGTATCGCTTTTGCGTACGACGATTGGAACGAAAACCAAATTCCGGATCCAAGCGAAGGCCAAAGCACTGGATTGCAGAGGATACAGGACCCATCGCTACTTCCCCAGGACAGAGAATGGACGCCGGAGGTCTATTTTCAGCTAGGTTTTGTCTATTTCGATGAAGCGAAGTATCCACAAGCAATTGAAGCATGGCAGATCGCGCTAGAGCGCTTTCCAAATCATCATCGTGCACCTGAGATTCAAAACCAAATCTCACTTGCATACAGCCAGCACAATGAGATGGGCAAGGCGCTCGATGCCAAGGCGGTGATTGGAGAGAAATACCAAGAGGGTTCCGATTGGTGGAATGCAAACATGGAGTATCCTCGAGAGCAAAGGCTAGCCGAGGAGCTTGCCCAAGATGCGCTCATTGGAGCTGCGGTGCAGCACCACCAGCAAGCACAGAGCCTAAGGCGTCGTTGTGTCCAAGATCGCATGCCAGAACTCTGCCGTGAAGCGCAGCTGGAATATAGCAACGCAGCGAGTGCCTACAAACTTTACATCGAAAAGAATCCAAACAGTCCACAGGCATATGAGTTGCAGTACAATCTCGCAGAAGCACTGTACTGGTCTGAGCAATATGAAGAAGCTGCTGTGGCTTACGCGGCCGTGCGCGACTCAAACCTGGATGACAAGCATTTGTCCGAATCGGCAAGGCGCGTCGTCGAGTCGTTCAAACGCATTGCGGACCTGCAGCAAGAAGATGGTGCCTTGAAGTTCGGAGCGAGGCTCCTGCACCGGAAGGTGTGCCTCCTGTGGTAA
- a CDS encoding tetratricopeptide repeat protein: MNTGLPHRIFWGSSIPLRGEFDKAIAAFAKVVKSKARDSKQEEIRALAFLGLGRLYYEKQSYQQAIKAYQSVDRNSLHFDSALYEIAWVHISLGDSIRAERSLEVLAMASPESRFIPDAKVLRANLLLRNGQFDQATEGFENVANLMAPINTRLAEVVKNHEDMHTYFKGLVQNSDELFDLYAFVPQEALQWAEPAENMTHAMALTEDMGETRKALRELDQLAARVQQALQAQNRVNLFTDLRLRSEQATLLQNRLAVARDRLISSQEGKGSGNAELLQIRSERKKLDALLRDLPKSSEEIAARDSRVQERYNALFREMKTLEVELLGVDARIVALEKFSKDHPELSASSDSGQQNALIAEVNRQKDAAQRYRQEIEQLRLVTEQAKLRIGVGDELYRRDQELRERYSELVRRESQLLASIARNYDPRVINMLSQAENVEKTLKDSQQLLEDSASERAVTMLRELDEELTKLAGYKQQVDVLALESEDVIADVAIADFERLRTRYYQLAVKAEVGRVDVAWARREEHRTRIEALSKDRARELQALDDEFQEVMDEKSFAEAEGDQ, encoded by the coding sequence GTGAATACTGGCTTGCCGCATCGTATTTTTTGGGGGTCATCCATACCCCTGCGCGGTGAATTCGATAAAGCGATTGCGGCTTTTGCTAAAGTTGTCAAAAGCAAAGCACGGGATTCAAAACAGGAAGAAATTCGCGCTTTAGCGTTTTTGGGACTCGGCCGTCTTTACTATGAGAAGCAATCTTACCAGCAAGCCATAAAGGCTTATCAAAGTGTGGATCGCAATTCGTTGCATTTTGATTCCGCTTTGTATGAAATTGCATGGGTGCACATTAGTCTTGGCGACTCAATTCGTGCGGAACGTTCATTGGAAGTGCTGGCCATGGCATCGCCTGAAAGTCGGTTTATACCGGATGCGAAAGTGTTGAGAGCCAACCTTCTGTTGCGCAACGGTCAATTCGATCAGGCTACCGAAGGTTTTGAAAACGTGGCTAATTTGATGGCTCCTATCAACACGCGTTTAGCGGAGGTCGTCAAAAACCATGAGGACATGCACACTTACTTTAAAGGATTAGTGCAAAACAGTGATGAGCTGTTCGACCTCTATGCCTTTGTCCCCCAAGAGGCATTACAATGGGCGGAGCCAGCGGAAAACATGACCCACGCGATGGCTCTTACCGAGGACATGGGCGAGACGCGAAAAGCGTTACGCGAACTGGATCAACTTGCGGCACGCGTGCAACAAGCATTGCAGGCTCAAAATCGAGTTAACCTTTTTACTGATTTACGTTTGAGGAGTGAACAAGCAACGTTGCTGCAAAATCGTTTGGCCGTAGCGCGAGACCGTCTGATCTCGTCTCAAGAGGGGAAGGGGTCGGGAAATGCCGAACTCCTGCAAATACGGTCAGAACGCAAAAAACTTGATGCGCTCCTTCGTGATTTACCTAAATCAAGTGAAGAGATTGCTGCTCGAGATTCTCGTGTGCAGGAACGCTACAATGCGCTGTTCCGGGAAATGAAAACGTTGGAAGTTGAATTGCTTGGCGTGGATGCTCGCATTGTTGCTCTTGAGAAGTTTTCAAAAGACCATCCCGAGCTTAGTGCGAGTTCGGATTCTGGACAGCAAAATGCGCTTATTGCAGAAGTCAATCGGCAAAAAGATGCTGCGCAGCGCTATCGACAAGAAATTGAGCAGCTGCGATTAGTTACCGAACAAGCCAAACTGCGTATCGGTGTGGGTGATGAACTCTACCGTCGCGACCAGGAGTTGCGAGAACGTTACTCGGAGCTTGTGCGACGCGAAAGTCAGCTACTGGCATCCATTGCTAGAAACTACGATCCACGTGTAATTAATATGCTGTCCCAAGCGGAAAATGTTGAAAAAACACTCAAAGATAGCCAGCAGCTTCTTGAAGACTCGGCTTCTGAGCGTGCCGTAACGATGCTTCGCGAGTTGGATGAAGAGCTTACGAAACTTGCGGGATATAAACAGCAGGTCGATGTCCTTGCGCTTGAAAGCGAAGATGTGATTGCCGATGTAGCAATCGCGGACTTTGAACGCTTGCGTACGCGTTACTACCAGCTGGCCGTCAAAGCTGAGGTCGGTCGCGTCGATGTGGCTTGGGCAAGACGTGAAGAGCACCGCACCCGTATCGAAGCGCTTTCAAAGGACCGCGCACGCGAGCTGCAGGCGCTTGATGATGAGTTTCAGGAAGTTATGGACGAAAAGAGCTTTGCAGAAGCCGAGGGGGATCAGTGA